A part of Scophthalmus maximus strain ysfricsl-2021 chromosome 20, ASM2237912v1, whole genome shotgun sequence genomic DNA contains:
- the cplane1 gene encoding ciliogenesis and planar polarity effector 1 isoform X4 encodes MELKLEVVLSSSIKRKKPWPRFCWLGQEKESVFLLDDKRISEINMVSGRTKKRTPKLHPLLNSVVTMASSHNGTWLCGVLLSGELFLWNRDKDLLKTAAAAPEVVQAVTSGQGKAAARFSLKVSGDGMRVLLVALTGHVFLWECMDVRDLAGVRDGTVRGHWAHIQPLEDTALPSSQDKEASQHTVFVKTEAVGDACFSAFVFTSGKKLIITCLKIQWEEGHMRVGSVGYNIQWATKTYPMSHLTPPCQPVKSRGALVPVFSPDGKLLAVVLNQRQPKATQVLYVSTQNFLSVSSGLGGCGIKAMAIPCKYIRSYWVSSVSWSSCSLFLACVLKRGSLLMLARLSGLLTLTSSGCNVDFGPAQFLPLHPLVTYRPPVSAGTGDASLSSSSLSVRDVLRQRYSVTWHPRLLYLIVSDGYMATVMRVLDRPSPAVLLKALLTDTNKDLEKASQKLDKSQFHVRAWLESVSCLKLDSSLESLNPVGTCALNTADSVFSAATAGSTLPLFLQDQGTLGGTKGLLEKVQAYLDDDSDFDGPPAGSHVEEGGRLEFASMFDTLHALDTHTDTRLVTSPDSERDFVAAERKTPLLHRELRKIQSKLLTAWAFSMSLGNAVEHRARLLKHTLLCVVRFAALLHLIPSSTVHTGKKKHSGASRLLHLIKALLSFLPWDSPHSGGPCCLGLVVELSKRLVRVLLTPHPESYQTSHCQLSSQHLSTTLHILQLVSDSLDRTYRLEQRSIWSSAEKESLSQLHQLWPSDVHYVPLLQDEREKNLVPSLHQSQPVPQRPSSRLFGVWQWVYKATQQYVEELRSFEGCDGWEEEQQQLSLIVSQIQMALQATGEKLEAGPALLSYPGEHLFLCGFYAKSADAWRSQICEESNKICDRRVFQEERICLGLLYSLLTQYRLREAQELGDHMARLILHRAGHQKENKKSITADSLPCMWLPTDLHNDAACAVIQSLGRFMASYFANQPLQILPPHNVAVLPPLHLPHAPNVGRLVPLCQEEVATAVRRQHLSEVWTVDYALDLLLLGGLLPEAAWLAYRLGDWKTAVSLSLAYTSYCTDNLDFARLKRRELHIPTDLEAKSIFQAELENLLGNKPDSQENKDKDDDKSFSDPLEGEEWDLLLVSMKEILKASVMAGVNVMSSPLSSLLDTAKDLCSCLPMLVPNGLYLPSPPLYCPQPSPNTQDPIGTTGQFAEVESRHKVSGVLQRLLLLLRSARCCHPAAQWYITHLRRARHLLHKIKRKYSYPGAAEEERTFPEGLMKFVTHSGFFRRGPNKDGHLDTDAIQTIISFRELCGLCWMLHVRDHLSISCRKYQAARQHCSDEQIPADSEVRSSCVEALRWARRFLPFSNFLNAEEMLQDVLLSLVSELPPISLVADALVQAFPGEEESVRVPLREKYNSLLQRLRQCSVLDGEKDEANELMMILMQDKHRQRRKHLGRLRRHLAPPELHLWEKEEEEEDRGSKYGMAALRQLSLGTSLSTSTLTDFGFPPVCSDGDTSENTCDAISPVQHSRPRHKKKSKVRNRGYAVKIKSAIQEEIHPDETKGDEKSSLPVVGTWEFELEDDEYLNFLELFLSYELEKDGADGGDRGSELPLLKSFSSQLRRRELHSLTFDVLTTIHRRHRDGHHPGKKHWSIDPPVFRAGCCYFTQVTTPEPQTSSVWNEASISRTSLSVSSLSGLRTGRQKGLFGLRKQNAVPLAQRLKGSQYGSETSPFKSAFPIGKPSESLIAGSSTSVEDVVELQQGLDHKLEAQFPELGRLLEWMVRWADRRVLLGHHGKKKKERGGRVEGTADEGVVIRVKASAPAVLTSLSLLEWRHSALLGSDRYSAHIRVPESQWRVSPLLQPEVDRNLERESSVDTGYPGSANTPITGLDHNQQQEELSIGSCTDEPVELSCHRVPLPNNQDQPTSDAQQRQSSPQKPSLDDLDVTPEKEGKSSGSDVSFSVSHGNIPEKVCTPEASLKVEDLDFSENVEDSFSSASLSLQAPLHPEPRDLSTVQPEASVHTGVTDSVGVLFLNTPVDPPSLQPQSSMAGATTAVSTAPNHPSIIQTPPARQQLGEDLFRLVQHINYMGMMEVLGASFSSLQLAQQSSTLAQSNLNASHPHVPPSHVTNYIPQPNALPDQTTISVAPQTQSRLPTSASNNPQPSQATACMFADRPALQIAGKTSLTDGHPQITRNLSSAASGAGVNDQEMHQLSVQVETSEIQFRQSRGLIPSAQGLLVTTDVSQAAPSAPVVLPSDGSIQNDTTPHVFSLKLIQPRCPPLPQRSAPHYPPAQEPQMLCIANPATPEPHQPELKQNHQVASKRAEERRVGSSRRQLSFNHAHDPAPTNSRPQIQTSDRSRGQEFTSLPPASPAHTPAPVRGCYLLHLQPAAHSSLLLPKLPIPFSSRPSAVIAAPMRQTPLAKLLHLQSAPKMILPRAAPLAPQMGRLNSVYELTSTVMNVEEAQRLLLRVDATTEGSRANDTSPRQRRREEKAGRARKTVVTFTPNESIIPTLTDDSVNGESAVEEEITPKHDFALPLGSFDSLMTGQRLLHKAESTSAELHAFASTCKKPPECHDAFTNTEPACPPTLLDKAVSASVTTSIPKSKCSRNFQICDELLVQDLEETPKKPEKILHGHQFISVLDLDDNALHHDLPLCLSPGEQDTPSIRPPSPTSAQLHVLATSVISVAASAADPQPSKSITDNRLEPTTHPDSPEDSRLLSCTESNKDPERITPQELTDPSDSLICRAIKKQSVGPHRASFSPPTVEFSSRLSELDAQLAELHKIANNLEMDFSNTRMLVNTIEKLTPVLAPDVKKKNVRLSVPREAWTPRSDFSTEPKACEVEEESQDDRYLLHSDFRAQEGNSSFSYFTPHRHRAGPSYLQSPPNMKDNSPDASGISHVWEDDNLGQTGLSDTAEILDELIKEGYLSPTDLDLSSSLTAHHSSRLHHQQSSWVSHESVHPEDKRGELRIWMRRKHRERLAVYQKNRESLKEREHKPFPGKMKSTNRNRASAWRTREEKEKFMLLENYNERTREACTLASDFTTTPPVLHSSSQPAGPALPATTRSTSAPPPGSTHRAYSASAKDKILKSQSRQTQPLLRPWTAEGQGRPLQGHGRRLGLHRPVTSLPRDRLSQVTRRGMLTYTKSNNKLHPTSQSEDRRVGYQRRMPLNKRPLGVTSVGRGIQREQTKREDGEEETLWEPTSELNRLLGQEDADI; translated from the exons AAGTTGGAGGTTGTTCTGTCGTCCAGCATCAAGAGGAAGAAACCGTGGCCGCGGTTCTGCTGGCTCGGGCAG GAGAAGGAGTCTGTGTTCCTGTTAGATGACAAACGGATCAGTGAGATCAACATGGTCTCCGGCCGCACAAAGAAGAGGACGCCCAAACTCCATCCTTTGCTCAACAGTGTCGTGACAATGGCTTCGTCGCACAATG ggACGTGGCTTTGTGGAGTTTTGCTCTCGGGAGAACTCTTTCTGTGGAACAGGGATAAAGACTTGTTGAAGACGGCTGCAGCTGCCCCAGAAGTAGTTCAAGCAGTTACTTCTGGTCAAG gAAAGGCAGCAGCGCGGTTCTCTCTCAAGGTTTCGGGGGATGGGATGCGTGTGCTACTGGTGGCCTTAACAGGACACGTCTTCCTATGGGAGTGCATGGACGTCAGGGATTTAGCGGGAGTACGAGACGGCACCGTCAGGGGACACTGGGCACACATACAGCCCCTCGAGGACACCGCTCTGCCTTCTTCACAGGACAAAGAAGCATCCCAACACACAGTTTTTGTAAAGACAGAG GCTGTGGGTGATGCCTGCTTTTCAGCCTTTGTGTTCACATCAGGGAAGAAGCTAATAATCACCTGTCTGAAAATTCAGTGGGAAGAGGGCCACATGAGAGTGGG TTCTGTGGGATATAACATACAGTGGGCCACCAAAACATACCCCATGTCCCACCTAACCCCTCCCTGCCAACCGGTCAAGTCTAGAGGGGCCCTGGTGCCAGTCTTCTCCCCTGATGGAAAACTGTTGGCCGTTGTCCTGAACCAGAGACAGCCAAAG GCTACACAGGTCCTTTATGTGAGCACACAAAATTTCCTCTCAGTATCAAGTGGCCTGGGAGGATGTGGGATTAAGGCAATGGCGATCCCGTGCAAATACATAAG GTCTTACTGGGTGAGCAGTGTGAGCTGGTCGTCCTGCAGCCTCTTCCTGGCTTGTGTTCTCAAGAGAGGTTCCCTGCTCATGTTGGCTCGCCTTAGCGGCCTCCTCACTCTCACGAGCTCCGGTTGCAACGTCGACTTTGGGCCAGCGCAATTCCTCCCCCTGCACCCTCTTGTCACTTATCG GCCACCAGTGTCTGCAGGCACAGGAGACGCCTCTCTGTCCAGCTCTAGCTTGTCCGTGAGGGATGTTCTGAGGCAGCGATACTCCGTGACCTGGCATCCACGACTGTTGTATCTCATTGTGTCTGATGGCTACATGGCCACAGTCATGAGGGTGCTGGACAGGCCTTCTCCTGCCGTGTTGCTCAAAGCCCTTCTAACGGACACAAACAAGGATCTCGAGAAGGCCAGCCAGAAGCTGGATAAATCGCAG tttcacgtGAGGGCATGGTTGGAGTCTGTCTCTTGCCTGAAACTTGACAGCAGCCTCGAGTCTCTCAACCCCGTCGGTACATGTGCTCTCAACACCGCAGACTCTGTCTTTTCAGCAGCCACAGCTGGATCCACTCTGCCACTTTTCCTGCAGGACCAAGGGACTTTAGGTGGAACCAAGGGGCTTCTTGAGAAAGTGCAG GCTTACCTTGACGATGACTCTGATTTCGATGGACCTCCTGCTGGTTCTCATGTGGAGGAAGGCGGTCGTTTGGAGTTTGCCTCAATGTTTGACACTCTCCATgccctggacacacacacggacaccaGACTTGTTACCAGTCCAGATTCTGAAAGGGACTTTGTTGCGGCAGAGAGGAAGACTCCTCTTCTTCATCGTGAACTCAGGAAAATCCAGAGTAAGCTGCTGACAGCCTGGGCTTTTAGCATGTCTCTAGGAAATGCGGTGGAACACAGGGCTCGTCTGCTGAAGCATACCCTCCTTTGCGTGGTGCGATTCGCTGCTTTGCTCCATTTGATCCCCAGCTCCACGGTccacacaggaaaaaagaaacactcagGTGCTTCtcgcctcctccatctcatcaaaGCCCTTCTATCTTTTCTTCCCTGGGATAGCCCTCACTCAGGTGGGCCATGCTGCCTGGGCCTGGTGGTAGAACTCAGTAAACGGCTGGTACGCGTCTTGCTGACCCCTCACCCTGAGTCCTACCAGACCAGTCACTGTCAGCTATCATCCCAACATCTCTCCACCACCCTGCACATCTTGCAGCTGGTCTCTGATTCTCTTGACCGCACTTACAGACTGGAGCAAAGAAGTATCTGGTCCTCGGCAGAGAAGGAATCTCTTTCACAGCTGCATCAGCTATGGCCTTCGGATGTGCACTATGTGCCTCTGCTACaggatgagagggaaaagaatCTCGTGCCCTCACTACATCAGTCACAACCTGTTCCGCAGCGACCATCCAGCAG ATTGTTTGGAGTGTGGCAGTGGGTGTACAAGGCCACCCAGCAGTATGTGGAAGAACTGAGAAGCTTCGAAGGCTGCGATGGCTGGGAGGAGGAACAGCAACAGTTGTCTCTCATCGTGTCCCAGATCCAAATGGCTCTGCAGGCGACAGGAGAAAAGCTAGAGGCGGGTCCTGCACTGCTGAGTTACCCAG GTGAACATCTTTTCCTGTGCGGCTTCTATGCAAAAAGTGCTGATGCTTGGCGGTCACAAATTTGTGAAGAGAGTAATAAAA tttgtGATCGTAGGGTCTTCCAGGAGGAACGGATTTGTCTGGGGCTCCTGTACAGTCTCTTGACCCAGTATCGTCTGAGGGAAGCCCAAGAGTTGGGGGACCACATGGCACGCCTCATACTGCACAGGGCCGGACatcagaaggaaaacaaaaaatctataACAG CAGATTCTCTTCCTTGTATGTGGCTCCCGACGGACCTTCACAATGACGCAGCCTGTGCCGTGATTCAGAGCCTTGGAAGGTTCATGGCCTCTTACTTCGCCAATCAACCTCTCCAGATCCTGCCCCCTCACAATGTGGCCGTCCTGCCTCCACTACATTTACCTCATG CCCCAAATGTTGGGCGCTTGGTGCCGCTATGCCAGGAGGAGGTGGCTACAGCAGTTCGACGACAGCACCTGTCAGAGGTGTGGACAGTGGACTACGCCCTTGACCTGCTCCTGCTTGGGGGTCTGCTTCCTGAGGCCGCATGGCTGGCGTACCGTCTCGGGGACTGGAAGACAGCGGTTTCTCTGAGTCTGGCCTACACAAGCTATTGCACTGACAACCTCGACTTCGCTCG gctgaagaggagagagcTCCACATCCCAACAGATTTGGAAGCAAAGAGCATTTTTCAGGCTGAGTTGGAGAATCTTCTTGGCAATAAGCCTGACTCCCAGGAGAACAAAGACAAGGATGATGACAAGAgcttttcag ACCCTTTGGAAGGAGAGGAATGGGATTTACTACTGGTTTCCATGAAGGAGATTCTGAAAGCATCGGTCATGGCTGGCGTGAATGTTATGTCTTCACCCTTGTCTTCCTTGCTGGACACAGCCAAAGACTTGTGCTCCTGCCTCCCTATGTTGGTTCCCAATGGGCTGTATCTACCATCTCCACCTCTTTATTGCCCTCAGCCTTCCCCCAACACACAG GACCCGATAGGGACAACAGGGCAGTTTGCAGAAGTTGAATCGCGTCACAAGGTATCCGGGGTTCTCCAAAGATTACTTTTACTTCTGAGATCTGCTCGTTGTTGCCACCCCGCTGCCCAGTGGTACATCACCCACCTGCGCCGTGCCAGACACCTACTACACAAG ATCAAGAGGAAGTACTCATATCCAGGagctgctgaggaggagaggacttTCCCAGAGGGCCTGATGAAGTTTGTCACCCACAGTGGATTCTTCAGACGGGGGCCTAACAAAGACGGTCATTTGGACACTGACGCGATCCAAACTATCA TCTCTTTCAGGGAGCTGTGTGGTTTATGTTGGATGCTGCACGTCCGGgaccatctctccatctcctgcagGAAGTATCAAGCTGCCCGACAGCATTGCAGTGATGAGCAG ATCCCCGCTGACTCAGAAGTGAGATCTAGCTGCGTCGAAGCTCTCCGCTGGGCCCGTCGTTTTCTGCCTTTCTCTAACTTCCTCAATGCTGAAGAAATGCTCCAGGACGTGCTGCTCAGCCTCGTGTCGGAACTACCTCCCATCTCTTTG GTTGCAGACGCGCTGGTGCAAGCCTTCCCAGGAGAGGAAGAGTCTGTCAGAGTCCCGCTGAGAGAAAAGTATAACTCGCTGCTACAGAGACTGAGGCAATGCAGTGTCCTTG ACGGGGAAAAGGACGAGGCGAATGAGTTGATGATGATTCTGATGcaagacaaacacaggcagaggaggaaacatctTGGGCGTTTGCGGAGGCACCTGGCTCCCCCTGAGCTCCATCtgtgggagaaggaggaggaagaagaggacagggGAAGCAAATATGGGATGGCTGCGTTAAGGCAACTCTCACTGGGTACAAGCCTGAGCACCAGTACTTTGACCGACTTTGGGTTTCCCCCAGTGTGCAGTGATGGAGACACATCAGAGAATACATGTGATGCCATCTCCCCTGTACAGCACTCCAGACCCAG acacaaaaaaaaaagtaaagtaagaAACAGAGGATATGCTGTGAAGATCAAAAGCGCCATTCAGGAGGAGATTCACCCAGACGAGACTAAGGGGGATGAGAAGTCCTCCCTACCAGTGGTTGGCACCTGGGAGTTTGAGTTGGAAGACGACGAGTATCTGAACTTCCTGGAGCTCTTCCTCAGCTACGAGCTGGAGAAGGATGGTGCTGATGGAGGGGACCGGGGCAGCGAACTACCTCTGCTGAAGAGCTTCTCTTcccagctgaggaggagagagttgcATTCTCTCACTTTCGATGTGCTCACAACTATTCATCGCCGTCATAGAGATGGCCACCATCCGGGGAAGAAACACTGGAGCATTGACCCTCCAGTGTTCAGAGCGGGGTGCTGCTACTTTACACAAGTTACAACGCCTGAACCGCAAACGTCTTCCGTCTGGAATGAAGCCTCTATATCCAGGACCAGCCTTTCTGTCAGCTCCCTTTCTGGGCTGAGAACCGGCAGGCAAAAAGGTTTGTTTGGCCTCCGAAAGCAAAATGCTGTGCctttagcacaaagactgaaaggAAGTCAATACGGTTCTGAAACTAGCCCTTTTAAAAGTGCCTTTCCCATTGGGAAGCCATCAGAGAGCTTGATAGCTGGCTCCTCAACTTCAGTGGAGGATGTAGTTGAACTGCAGCAGGGCCTGGACCATAAATTAGAGGCCCAGTTTCCAGAGCTGGGCAGGCTGCTGGAGTGGATGGTACGCTGGGCGGATAGGAGGGTGCTCCTGGGAcatcatggcaaaaaaaagaaagagaggggaggaagggtCGAAGGAACAGCCGACGAAGGAGTAGTGATTCGTGTCAAAGCCTCGGCGCCTGCTGTCCTCACTTCCCTCAGCTTACTGGAGTGGAGGCACTCTGCTCTACTCGGGTCAGACCGCTACAGTGCCCACATCCGAGTTCCAGAATCACAGTGGAGAGTATCCCCTCTGCTGCAACCTGAAGTGGACAggaacctggagagagagagcagcgttGATACGGGCTACCCTGGATCAGCCAACACTCCCATCACTGGTCTGGATCACAATCAACAGCAAGAAGAACTGTCCAT TGGTTCTTGCACAGATGAACCAGTGGAGCTGTCGTGTCACAGGGTGCCGCTCCCTAATAACCAGGATCAGCCGACCTCTGATGCTCAGCAGAGACAGTCTAGTCCACAAAAACCTTCTCTCGATGACTTAGATGTTACGCCTGAAAAAGAAG GGAAAAGTAGTGGCAGTGACGTGTCATTCTCTGTTTCGCATGGAAACATTCCTGAAAAAGTCTGCACACCAGAAGCG aGTTTAAAGGTTGAGGACTTGGACTTCTCAGAAAACGTTGAAGATTCATTCTCTTCCGCCTCCCT AAGCCTACAAGCCCCTCTACACCCAGAGCCCCGAGATCTGTCTACCGTCCAGCCTGAGGCCTCGGTTCACACAGGGGTTACAGATTCAGTTGGAGTGCTGTTCCTCAACACACCTGTAGATCCTCCAAGCCTTCAGCCACAAAGCTCCATGGCTGGTGCAACCACGGCTGTTTCTACAGCCCCCAATCACCCATCAATCATTCAGACCCCGCCAGCGAGACAGCAATTGGGTGAAGACTTATTTAGATTGGTTCAG CATATCAACTACATGGGAATGATGGAGGTCTTGGGAGCTTCATTTTCCAGCCTGCAACTTGCCCAGCAGAGCTCAACTCTGGCTCAGTCCAACTTGAATGCCTCACACCCTCATGTGCCACCATCTCATGTAACCAATTACATCCCTCAACCAAATGCCTTACCCGATCAAACCACCATTTCTGTGGCGCCCCAGACACAGTCACGTTTGCCAACTTCAGCATCCAACAATCCTCAACCCAGTCAGGCCACTGCATGTATGTTTGCAGACCGGCCTGCTTTACAGATCGCAGGGAAAACCTCCCTAACAGATGGCCACCCTCAAATCACCAGGAATCTGTCCTCCGCTGCCAGTGGTGCCGGTGTAAACGATCAG GAAATGCATCAACTCTCTGTCCAAGTGGAGACATCAGAAATCCAGTTTAGACAGAGCAGAGGGTTAATCCCGTCCGCCCAGGGGCTCCTGGTCACTACTGACGTTAGTCAGGCGGCTCCCAGTGCTCCTGTGGTGCTGCCTTCTGACGGTAGCATACAAAATGACACTACTCCCCATGTCTTTAGCCTGAAATTAATTCAGCCTCGGTGTCCTCCGCTGCCCCAGCGGAGCGCCCCACACTATCCTCCAGCCCAAGAACCCCAAATGCTGTGCATTGCAAACCCAGCAACTCCAGAACCCCATCAGCCCGAGCTTAAACAAAATCACCAAGTTGCATCAAAGAGGGCAGAAGAAAGAAGAGTTGGGTCTTCAAGAAGACAGCTCAGTTTTAATCATGCACATGATCCAGCTCCCACGAACTCTCGACCCCAGATTCAGACATCAGACAGGTCCCGGGGACAGGAGTTCACGTCACTCCCTCCTGCTTCACCGGCTCACACGCCGGCTCCAGTGCGGGGCTGTTACCTGCTGCACCTTCAGCCTGCTGCACACAGCAGTCTCCTGCTCCCTAAACTACCCATTCCATTTTCTTCTCGGCCCTCTGCTGTCATCGCAGCTCCAATGAGACAAACACCTCTGGCCAAGCTCTTACATCTACAGTCCGCACCAAAAATG ATTTTGCCACGGGCTGCTCCTTTAGCTCCACAAATGGGCCGCCTCAACTCTGTGTATGAGTTGACAAGTACAGTGATGAATGTCGAAGAGGCTCAACGGCTGCTGCTCAGAGTGGACGCGACCACTGAAGGCTCCAGAGCAAATGATACTTCTCCCAG gcagcggaggagagaggagaaggctgGCAGGGCAAGAAAAACAGTCGTAACATTCACACCAAATGAGTCCATCATCCCCACG CTGACCGATGATTCTGTAAATGGAGAGTCTGCAGTTGAAGAGGAGATCACGCCAAAACACGACTTTGCTCTTCCTCTTG GATCCTTTGATTCTCTGATGACTGGTCAGAGATTATTGCACAAGGCCGAGTCCACTTCAGCTGAGCTCCATGCCTTTGCTTCCACATGTAAAAAACCCCCAGAGTGCCATGATGCTTTCACCAACACAGAGCCAG CTTGTCCACCCACTCTTCTGGATAAAGCTGTGTCTGCCTCTGTGACTACCAGTATTCCTAAGT CAAAATGTTCACGGAACTTCCAGATATGTGATGAACTTCTTGTTCAAGATCTAGAGGAGACCCCGAAGAAACCAGAGAAGATTCTG CATGGCCACCAGTTCATAAGTGTCTTGGATCTGGACGACAATGCGCTGCACCATGATTTGCCATTGTGTCTCAGCCCAGGAGAACAGGATACTCCTTCCATCCGCCCTCCTTCACCTACATCCGCTCAGCTTCATGTTCTTGCAACTTCTGTTATAAGCGtcgctgcttctgctgctgatcCACAACCATCAAAATCGATCACAGACAATCGCCTGGAACCCACCACTCACCCAG ATAGCCCTGAAGATTCTCGGTTACTCAGTTGCACTGAGTCCAATAAAGATCCAGAGAGAATCACTCCACAAGAACTGACAGACCCGTCTGATTCTCTGATCTGTCGAGCCATAAAGAAGCAGAGCGTTGGACCTCACAGAGCCTCCTTCTCACCCCCTACAGTCGAgttctcctctcgtctgtcgGAGCTGGACGCCCAGTTGGCCGAACTACACAAAATTGCAAACAATCTGGAGATGGACTTTTCCAACACCAGGAtg CTGGTGAACACCATCGAAAAGCTCACCCCAGTCTTGGCTCctgatgtgaagaaaaaaaatgtcagactgtCTGTCCCACGGGAAG CGTGGACACCACGATCTGACTTTTCAACTGAACCAAAGGCCTGTGAAGTGGAAGAGGAAAGTCAGGATGACAGATATTTGCTTCATAGTGATTTCCGCGCTCAAGAAGGAAATTCTTCTTTCAGTTATTTCACTCCTCACCGTCACAGAGCTGGTCCTTCCtaccttcaaagccctccaa ACATGAAAGATAATTCGCCTGATGCATCTGGAATATCTCATGT TTGGGAAGATGACAATCTGGGTCAGACTGGGCTATCGGATACTGCAGAAATCTTAGACGAGTTGATAAAGGAAGGGTATTTATCCCCGACTGACCTGGATTTGTCCAGTTCACTGACTGCACACCATAGCAG CCGGCTGCATCATCAGCAGAGTAGCTGGGTGTCGCATGAGAGTGTCCATCCAGAGGATAAGAGGGGAGAGCTGAGGATCTGGATGAGAAGGAAACATAGGGAAAGACTGGCTGTTTatcaaaaaaacagagaaagccTGAAGGAGAGGGAGCATAAACCTTTTCCTGGAAAAATG AAATCTACTAACAGAAACCGAGCAAGTGCTTGGAGAActagagaggaaaaagaaaa GTTCATGCTTCTGGAGAATTACAACGAGAGGACCCGTGAAGCTTGTACTCTGGCCAGTGACTTCACCACCACTCCTCCAGTTTTACACAGTTCTTCACAGCCCGCAGGTCCTGCACTTCCTGCCACCACACGGTCCACCTCTGCGCCACCCCCTGGCAGCACTCACAG GGCGTACAGTGCATCTGCCAAGGACAAAATTCTTAAGTCCCAGTCAAGACAAACTCAGCCCCTCCTTCGTCCATGGACTGCTGAGGGGCAGGGACGGCCTCTGCAGGGTCATGGCAGGAGACTGGGACTGCACAGACCAG TTACCTCTCTGCCAAGGGATCGTCTGTCTCAGGTGACCAGACGTGGCATGCTCACTTACACAAAGAGCAACAATAAACTACACCCGACCAGCCAGAGTGAGGATCGCCGCGTCGGATACCAGAGAAGGATGCCGTTGAACAAAAGACCCTTAGGAGTGACCTCGGTAGGGAGAGGAATCCAGAGGGAGCAGACAAAACGggaagacggagaagaggagACCCTTTGGGAGCCCACCTCAGAACTGAATAGGCTGCTTGGTCAAGAGGACGCTGACATA TAA